The genomic region GAAGGAACGAAAGCGCCGCGCCATCCGCTGTCACGCCACGCAGCTCACCGTGCATCGTCGCAAGTTCCTGTCGACCACCGAACGATCGGAGATCTTCTACCGCGGCGAAGCCGCTCCCGAGCTGGACGGTCTCCACCCCGTCCGCCGTGTGCGGCTGGACCCGGATGTCCTGCATCTCGATCTGGTGCTGCGCCCGCGCCTGGGCGCCTTCGGACGCCCGACTCTGCGTCTGGCGGCCGGCCGGCCAGGACAAAGACAGAGCCTGTCGTTCCCGCTGCGCTGGAGGCGCGGGGGGGCCGACGTGAAGGACCTCCTGACCGACGCGACGCGCGGACGGGCCTCCCTTCGAGGCGACCGGCGCGGCGGGATCGTCGAGGTGCCGGTCCAGGCGCTGCCCGGAGCGGGTCCGATCTACGTCAAGCTGGAGCGACGATTCGGGTTCTTCGACGAGGGGGGCTGGCTCGAGGTCGGGGATCCGCACCGGCCCTGAGCGGGCCCGGTCGCCGGTCAGCGACCGGGATGCGAGGGCCTCTCGATGCGGCAGGCGCGCGCCACGCCGTCGCGGTACAGGAGCCAGAGGTCGAGGCTTCTCGAGAGCACGCGCCTTATACGGTCGGCCACCGTCGGCGAGCCGGCGTGATCGAGCACCATCTTCCAGGCCATCTTGCGATGACCGGTCTCGACCATGTGATGCGCCCGCTTCAGATCGAGGAAGCGCGGGTCCACTCCGTAGTGCTTCACCAGGGCGTTGCTCCGGAGCTCGGCTTCGAGGTCGACCGGATCCTCCGGCTCGGGCGCGCCGATCCTGCGTCGATCGTCCACGCTCCCCTCGATGAAGATGGTCACCAGCGCGGCCCCCTCGATCCAGGGACGGCGCGTGGTGACCTGGTCGATGAAGGCGCGGTAGGCGGCCGCTTCCGGCAGGAGATCGATGCCGCTGAAGCGGGAGCGCGGGAAGCCCAGTCCTTCCATCATGACGACGAACAGCTCGGGGTGGGGCACCCCCTTGCTCAGCTTGCCGGTCTCCTCCTCGTACATGTTCTCCGCGAGGTCCTGCCGGACTTCGGGGTGCGGGCAGCGCGAATGGACCCGGCTCAGGAACACCGGGAAGTCGCGCACGTAGACATCGAACTCCTGCTGGAAATGAAGGAGGAGCTGCGGACGGGTCGCGTGACCCTCGTTGAAGTGGGGCCAGGCCCAGTGATTCTTCCTGTCCATGATCGACAGGAGATCGTCCTGCAACTCATGCAACCGGGCGACGGCAAGGGGCATGGGCGCTCCCGACACACCAAAGGCGCGACGCTCTCAGGCCGCGCGCCCGGGGATCATGGTGCCCGCCCGGCTCGAAATCAAGAGACCCGGGCGGCGCGATCTCACGACGGGGGCGTCTGGGCCGGTGGGTCTTCCGGCGGCGGAGTCGGGGTGGGCGCCGCTTCCGCCGGCGGGGCCGGCGCCTCCTCGGCCGCGTGACCCGCGGCGCCCTCCGCACCGTCCCCGGCAGACGCGGGGGACGCACCCTCGGCCGGCGTCTCCGCGACCGGCGGCGGGATCCTGAACGGCACACCCGCGGGGGTCAGGCCCGGCGGCGGGGCCGGGGGCTTCGCCGGCCGGCCCTGACGGACGCTGCGCGGCGCCTCCTGTCCGGCGTCCGGAAGGAGGAATCCCGGCGGCGGCACGACGATCAGGCGCTCCCCCGGCAGGAGCGAGCGGTACACCTCCTGCGCCGGGGTCTCGTCGAGATGGACCGTGACGCTCAGGAGGATCTCCCCCCCGCCCGCCGTGCCTCGAGACCACGAACGAGGCCACCACGACAGGACGCCGCGCACGCCGGTCTTCTTCTCGGGGATCCCCTCGATCCTGACGACGACAGGCTGCTGGAACGTCAGCGCGTAATCGGCCGGCGCCTCCGGCGGCAAGGCGTCGGCCACGTTCTCGTCCGCGGCCCCCTGCTCGATCTGCTCGGGTGTGAGCGGCGACAGGCGCGGGTCTTTATCCTTCTCCTTCAGAGTCACGATGCCGGCGAGGGACAGCGGTCCCGGAACGCCTCCTTCCCCGGTGCGTCGCAGCCCGTCGATGTCGATCTCCCGCACCGGGATCTCGCGCAGCGTCATCCCAAAAAGCTCCTGGCGCAGTCGCTTCGATTCTGCGTCCACCACGAGGTACGGTTTGCGCGATCGCGCCAGGGCGAGCTCGCTCTCGAGGAGCGCGACCCTGCGCCGCAGCGCCGCGAGATCGGCGCGGGTGAACTGCGGGGCGGGGCGGGCGGCTCCCGTGCCGGCCGCGCTCGAGTCCCCGGAATCCGGCGGCGCCGCCAGGAGAGCGACCAGGGAGAGGGCGAGCGCGGTCCCCTTCACGAGGCTCCTCAAAAGATGTACACCTGCGTCCCGATCCGCACCGTCTTGTACACAGTCTCGAGATCCCGGTCCCCCAGCCGGACGCAGCCATGGGTGATGCTGAGCCCCAGCGCCCTCTCGTACAACGTTCCGTGGACCAGGTAACCGTCGCCCAGGTCCATGGCGTAGGCGCCCAGCTCGGTCGGGGCGAGCCGGGCCGCGAGATCCCGCGGGATCGGCTCCCCCTCCTCCAGGAACGCCCAGTCCGGCTTGACCCAGACCGGGTTCGGGTACTTGGCCCGGATGGTGAATTCGCCGCGAGGCGTGTCGAACACCCACATGCGGCGGCGGACCGGGTCGGAGAGGGCCCGACCGCTGCCGGTGGAGCAGACCGCCTCGTGCACCTTCTCGCCGTTCTTGTAGATCGACAGAAGATTCCGCCCCGTGTCGATCACGATGTAGGTCCCGGTGGGACGGAACGCCGCGATCTGGCTCGAGAGAGACTCGGCGCGCTGCTGCAGCGCGCGATACTCCCGCTGCTCCGCTGCGGTCAGGGGCGTCGTGTCGGGTGGAGGGGTCTCGTGCCGCAGGAGGTGCATCCGGTACACGAGGGCGAACAGAAGGAGGATCAGGAGAAGTGTTCCGGTCACGACGCCGGCCCGGCGCAGCCGGACGCCCTGCGAAGGCGGCGCGTCCATGGGGAACCGGCTCACGGAAGGACCTCCACGGGGATCGTCCCGACGATCGTCACCGCGGTCCCGACACGCACACGCGGGACGAGGTCGTCCATGTCGTCGTTGTCCAGGGCCACGCACCCCTTCGTCCAGTCCTGGCTGCGGCCGCCGTGCCCATGGATCTCGATCAGACTGCCGATGTCGTCGCGGCGCGACACGCGACCGGCGCGCTTCAGCCTCTTGAAACGCGCCAGATCCTCGGCGTTGGGGTAGTCGAGCATCAGGGCACGATAGTAGTGCGTCTGGCTCGGGCCGCGCACCTCGGTGATCCGGTAGCGCCCCTCAGGCGTCGCATCGTCGCCGGCCCTCACCTTGCTGTTCATCGCGCCGATCCCGAGATCGACCGGATAGATCGCCAGCTCATCCTGCCGGCGGTACACCAGGAGCTCGCGGCGCAGCTTGTCCACCAGGATGACCGGCTCGCCGGTGCGCCCGCTGTCGCGCAGCGTCTCCTTCACCCAGCGTCCCCAGTCGGCGCGCCGGGGGCTCGTCGTGTAGGAGTCGAACAGCAGATTGATCGCCGCCACCGCCTGGGCGAGACGGGCGCGGCCGCGCTCGGCCGCCGCCTCCGACCTCTCGAACTGGCTTCTGTCGAAGGCGCTCCTGGCTTCACCGAGCGCGATCTCGACCTGCAGGAGGTCATCGACGCGATCGGAG from Candidatus Dormiibacterota bacterium harbors:
- a CDS encoding iron-containing redox enzyme family protein, which gives rise to MPLAVARLHELQDDLLSIMDRKNHWAWPHFNEGHATRPQLLLHFQQEFDVYVRDFPVFLSRVHSRCPHPEVRQDLAENMYEEETGKLSKGVPHPELFVVMMEGLGFPRSRFSGIDLLPEAAAYRAFIDQVTTRRPWIEGAALVTIFIEGSVDDRRRIGAPEPEDPVDLEAELRSNALVKHYGVDPRFLDLKRAHHMVETGHRKMAWKMVLDHAGSPTVADRIRRVLSRSLDLWLLYRDGVARACRIERPSHPGR
- a CDS encoding L,D-transpeptidase, translated to MTRAGVLPPPTILPRTSFVSSSRVRFTGLALALLGGLGFACGRPPQDDLEVARSAMTRAGEVQGVERAHDLCTAARSVLLRAETEVRVQDHRSALRRDYDEAARLAFQARLAAESCAFQAGAMRARTRARARAAIDDLAAALPRASTLARHVGDSDRVDDLLQVEIALGEARSAFDRSQFERSEAAAERGRARLAQAVAAINLLFDSYTTSPRRADWGRWVKETLRDSGRTGEPVILVDKLRRELLVYRRQDELAIYPVDLGIGAMNSKVRAGDDATPEGRYRITEVRGPSQTHYYRALMLDYPNAEDLARFKRLKRAGRVSRRDDIGSLIEIHGHGGRSQDWTKGCVALDNDDMDDLVPRVRVGTAVTIVGTIPVEVLP
- a CDS encoding L,D-transpeptidase; its protein translation is MSRFPMDAPPSQGVRLRRAGVVTGTLLLILLLFALVYRMHLLRHETPPPDTTPLTAAEQREYRALQQRAESLSSQIAAFRPTGTYIVIDTGRNLLSIYKNGEKVHEAVCSTGSGRALSDPVRRRMWVFDTPRGEFTIRAKYPNPVWVKPDWAFLEEGEPIPRDLAARLAPTELGAYAMDLGDGYLVHGTLYERALGLSITHGCVRLGDRDLETVYKTVRIGTQVYIF